In Chitinophaga sp. HK235, a single window of DNA contains:
- a CDS encoding glycosyltransferase family 4 protein: MRVLVLYDYPAGPGGLATQGDLLFKGLQELGVDVHAVHYESNQEKEWYYRWFKPDVVTGVGYWGYVPHLVLHAQQFGVTAVPWLVADGYIANYQEVLNTLPLILVTSNWVKDMYVRDGISGRNIEVLPVGCDTDRFRPFAADDPKVAAVRNALGIHPDELMILTVGGDAASKGAREVMHALAQLNGRMPQWKYVCKVWPQERTDFQNQADFQLAHQLGIADHVIYTKYKISRNFMPYLLSACDIYAAPSRLEGFGMTQVEANACGKPVVSLRAMGMLDTMIHGETALLASIADEIVLKEVVVGTESGFDARRTVVFDTPRTVDYRASSEDIASHLGELMVNKDLRLQLGAAGRSRVMQHFDYRVVAKRFLKIVEDKLGVI, encoded by the coding sequence ATGAGAGTATTAGTATTATATGACTATCCGGCAGGCCCCGGCGGCCTTGCCACACAGGGAGACCTGCTCTTCAAAGGGCTGCAGGAACTGGGTGTAGATGTACACGCTGTACATTATGAATCCAATCAGGAAAAGGAATGGTATTACCGCTGGTTTAAACCGGATGTGGTAACCGGTGTAGGGTATTGGGGATATGTTCCACACCTGGTATTACATGCGCAGCAATTTGGGGTTACGGCAGTGCCCTGGCTGGTGGCCGACGGCTATATCGCCAATTATCAGGAGGTGCTGAACACACTGCCACTGATCCTCGTCACCTCCAACTGGGTCAAAGATATGTATGTGCGCGATGGTATCAGCGGCCGTAATATAGAAGTATTGCCGGTGGGTTGTGATACAGACAGGTTCCGTCCTTTTGCGGCTGATGATCCCAAAGTGGCCGCTGTGCGCAATGCGCTGGGCATACACCCGGATGAACTGATGATACTGACGGTAGGCGGCGATGCCGCTTCCAAAGGGGCCCGGGAAGTGATGCATGCACTGGCACAGCTCAACGGAAGAATGCCCCAATGGAAATATGTTTGCAAGGTATGGCCGCAGGAACGGACCGACTTTCAGAACCAGGCTGATTTTCAGCTGGCACACCAGCTGGGCATAGCCGATCATGTGATCTATACCAAGTATAAGATATCCCGCAATTTTATGCCTTACCTGCTCAGTGCCTGTGATATCTATGCGGCACCATCCCGTCTGGAAGGTTTTGGAATGACACAGGTAGAAGCCAATGCCTGTGGGAAACCGGTGGTGAGCCTGCGGGCCATGGGTATGCTGGACACGATGATACATGGAGAAACAGCCCTGCTGGCCAGTATCGCGGATGAAATTGTGCTGAAAGAAGTGGTGGTGGGTACTGAATCCGGCTTTGATGCCCGACGCACTGTAGTGTTTGATACACCCCGTACGGTAGACTATCGTGCCAGCTCCGAAGACATCGCCTCTCATCTGGGGGAACTGATGGTTAATAAAGACCTGCGCCTGCAGCTGGGTGCGGCAGGCCGCTCGAGAGTGATGCAGCATTTCGACTACCGTGTAGTGGCTAAACGTTTTTTGAAGATAGTAGAAGATAAACTGGGAGTTATATGA
- a CDS encoding PIG-L deacetylase family protein, giving the protein MESLSGTFLDAHLNGAEAPEDTMQYHHKKNVAIIVAHPDDETLWAGGTIMSHPEWRCFVACICRAGDTDRAPRFAAALKALGAAGSMADMDDGPEQTPLPIPAVEEQVLQLLPHTQFDLIITHNIAGEYTRHRRHEEVSEAVFRLWKADLLSSPELWLFAYDDGGHTHFPVADPTAGIYLSLPAPVFQHKKELITGIYGFSQDSWEAQITPPAEAFWTFSTVAGAEQWLNSNRITP; this is encoded by the coding sequence GTGGAGTCTCTTTCAGGTACGTTTCTTGATGCCCACCTCAACGGTGCTGAAGCACCGGAAGATACCATGCAATACCACCATAAAAAAAATGTGGCCATTATTGTGGCACATCCGGATGATGAAACCCTTTGGGCTGGCGGAACGATCATGAGCCATCCTGAATGGCGTTGTTTTGTGGCGTGTATCTGCAGAGCCGGAGACACAGACAGGGCTCCCCGTTTTGCTGCTGCACTCAAAGCATTGGGAGCAGCAGGCAGTATGGCAGATATGGATGATGGTCCTGAACAAACCCCGTTACCAATTCCGGCTGTGGAGGAACAGGTACTGCAACTGTTGCCACATACCCAGTTTGACCTGATCATTACCCATAATATAGCGGGAGAGTATACACGGCATCGCCGGCATGAAGAAGTGAGTGAGGCTGTTTTCCGGCTATGGAAAGCAGATCTTCTTTCAAGTCCTGAATTATGGTTGTTTGCCTATGATGACGGCGGTCATACCCATTTCCCGGTAGCAGATCCCACTGCTGGTATTTACCTGTCTCTTCCGGCACCTGTATTTCAACATAAAAAAGAACTGATCACTGGTATATATGGATTTAGTCAAGATAGTTGGGAAGCACAGATTACACCACCCGCGGAAGCATTCTGGACGTTCAGCACGGTGGCGGGAGCCGAGCAATGGCTGAACAGTAACCGTATCACACCATGA